The Juglans regia cultivar Chandler chromosome 11, Walnut 2.0, whole genome shotgun sequence genome contains the following window.
ATGCATTGACCAGAGGCTTCTTCATATACCCTTAGGATTTCCTTCACTTTCAACCATTCAGTCCATTTAGCCCTTGCAAAGATGATACAATCGTCAGCAAATAGGAGATGAGAGACCCTTATACCTCCGCTTGCAGCAGCCATTCCTTTAATTTCACCATTTCCCTCAGCTGCATTAATAAGGCTACTTAACCCCTCAGCACACAACAAAAACAGGTATGGGGATATTGGGTCCCCTGGCTGGGGTTTTACACGACAAGCGCAACCatctatacattttttaaataacactatattaagaataataagagatttaataaatatgtatatctatttaaattattaagaaattataatttcttaccttatcaaaatttaaaattacactaacaaaattattattattaattttaatagttttggttgaattttcagaatattattaattaattattattattagttaatttatgttgtatgtttattattttcagaataaatatataatatgttaattttaaaattagaaactaCAGTAATAAGTGctaaataatttcatcatatgatataatataaacacTCATCCTTTACAATTAAAGAAACATTTTAAACAAACTATACTACATTAAAAGTTATAAATCTACCTCAAATAGTGTTATTAATTTCAGGTTAGTTATTCAACTATTAAAGTTATCTGGAAAcgaaataaatatttacatttcaataaattattaaataaaaatcattattaaaagaaaaaaaataatatagaactAACTACAGATTTgtactaaattataaaaattcagTTCAATATTCCGAACTCAAAATTAAACGAAATAAAATGTTGcacaatattaaaattttattttttaagattttattttttaaaatttatgaacaGATAGTATCAATttggaacaaaaagaaaagaaaagattataaCGTAATTGTTACGCCCAAACTCATTTAAAGCTTTCTTTATTTCTCACATCTAAAGCCCAAAAACTTAAAAGCTAAGCCCAACCGTCCCTCCCAAATTTTAGACAAAAAGCCAGCCATTCCCCCCTCCCCGAAATTTCCACACGACACCGTTTAACCACCAAACCCTAaggaatttttataatttacacCACAAAACAATGTGTGATTTCAACAAAGACAAAGAAAACGGTACCCATTGGGTCTGGGTGTAAGGATCTTTGAGATCTCCTCACTCTCTGTTTCTGTAATCATCTAAggaatttcttattttgttgtttagaTCTACACATCATGATATTACaggtgttttttgaatttggttTATTCTCGTGCACATTGGCATGTTTTTTTTACGCAACTTGTAGAAATTCCAACATCTCACAGATTTTGTTTGGTCTGAGTGTTCATTTCTATAATGGTCTGAGAaaattcttttctcttctttagaTCTACACGTattcgattttatttttagatttggttTCTTTTTGTGTATATGTGTAAGATTTATTTAGTGAATTTACAGAAATTTCAAGGGATTGTGTTTGGATCTGCCTTGCTTTCGTGTTATGTGTATGCTGTTGAaagtaatgttttgaataccgtatcggATGCTGTACCGTttaagacactggaacgaaatatttcgataccggtactgtttcgggatagcgtttcggaaTACTATTTCAGAAtactcgatatataaataaattatatatacaaattatactctaaaataatagtctctatataaataaattatatataaatacatatatatataaattataaatagtttaatttgaattgtggtttaaaaaataaggttgtagtttgaaaaaaaaaaaaaaacactggccgaaatattggccggtacgaaatagatatagtactACCTGTAGTGGTCGGacggccggtacgaaaaatttcaaCCGTACTGGTCGGTAcggtacaaaatttaaaaatatggttGAAAGTAATAACATAAATGGATAAAGAGGATCAATTCGAGATCATCCATCTCCAAAGAAAGATTATGTTCGGCAAAATTCTCTGCCTTTTCGTTATTATTcctgaatattttaaaataacaaaaccaACTGACTGGCAAAATAATTGCTTAAATACaaggaattaaaataattgaaaacaaaatgataaacacGACCTTTTCAGAATTTTTGAAAGTTGGTGTACATGAAAACCCACCTTCAATTTTATTgacataataatatttgatttattagataaatttaaaattaaaatctcttacaaatcaaatatttttatgtcaATAAAATAGAGGGTGTATTTTTTAACACCGACTTCCAAGTAGAAGAACTCTTACCcaatatattgaatatatttggaaataaaaaatcattttagtaatagatttatttataagaataaattttgtcaGAATAATAGAAAAACCAAAATATTTGAGTAATTATTAAGCAATACTCTTCAAGTATATAAATAcgtattattcttattataagagtatataaaatatatttattttcaagatatttttcaataaatccCACCGGCACTCTGGCAAATAAACATAGGACATATTTCAAGAGTCTTTATCACAAACATAGAACGTGGACCACTCTACGAAAGTAGGAACAGGTGCATGCAGATATGATATGATCAGCAGATCACATTTTCATCAAACGCATGGATATGTAAAAAAGGTCGAGTACTAGAACTCTTGACCCGCTCTGATAAATAAGTCCACATCCAGAGCGAGCAAAATTAGAATCACACAGCTGTGCATAACAACATGTGAaaggtgttttttttaattttagtcttAATTAACCCCTTCGACGCAAAACTCTTTTATGTCTCTGTACAAAGTATGCTACCCGCCTACTAATAAGCAAGTTCAACTTTTTGCATGGGAACCGCCTAAAACATCTCTATATAAACCCGTTGTGCATGCATGTTTTGCCAAACCATCTGAGTCTCATTCTCAAGCACAAGTCACCTATCTTTGAGAAGCAATTCTGTAAGGACTCAGATCGATCACATGGCGGGTGATCATGAAAGTTCGAGCTCATTCTCTACAGTAAAGAGACAATAGAGAGGCTTGTCGTACGTCCTCGATTGTTGCGTGGTTCCAGCCCCACAACGAAAGAGTTTACACTCAGAGGCCGCCAAAGTTCCCGTTGTTGATTTGGCTGAGTTGAGATCACAGGGTTCAGCTCAACGGTCTGTCGTTATCGAAGACATTCGAAATGCTTGCCAGCGTTTTGGTTTCTTCCAGGTAAGCATATGAAGAATTCATTTAGTGTATTTTAGCTGTAGGTAGCTAGATTTGTACGTAATTACGTTTTGAAGTTATACGCTGCGCTAATATTGGGCTTTGCGGCTGCAACCATGTACGTACAAGATCGTCAACCATGGCATTTGCCAATCGGTGCTGGACGGAGCTCTTTCTTCAGCATTCGATTTCTTTAAGTTGCCAACCGGAGAGAAGATGAAGTTCATGTCCAACGACGTTCGCAAGCCGGTGAGGTATGCGACAACTCTCAAGGATGGGATCGACAAGGTGCAGTTTTGGAGGGACCTCCTTAAGCATTATGCGAATCCCTTGGAGGACTGGATCGATGCATGGCCTGCTAATCCACCGAGTTACAGGTACTTATTTTCTCCTGATAGTGATAGGTGTGGAAAATAGAACTCCCGACAAAGTTTACTGATTAGTAACATTGATCGGTATCTTTTTCGATCGGTACCCTTTTTTATACCGATTCTCGATGAATGTAGCTAGCATCATTCAATAggtatataactatatatgatAAGTACATTCGCGCACGGCATACGCAACGTACCTTTGCATTAGAATAATTAATCTTAGAGTTTTAGTTTAGAGCTTGCAAGCTTAATACAAACTTACTTTATAAATGTGagatttactaaaaaaaaattaaattggatcCCCGGCCAcgttcattttataaattaagggACTTGCATCGATTTGTATGCCATtgacttttatatattatttttcttgtcaatATATGCTGccttagtattatttatatcacaaatatatgatattattaattaattattaactagctagctagtattgAAGTAGGTAGgtcttatatatagaaatacaGTACGTCGACTGGACGACCGAATACTGTCTCATGatctagtatatataatattatagcaCGAATGCTGCATGCGTTCTAGCTCGGGCCTCTTGTACGTCCCATGATTTCGGCTCGGTTGTGTCGTCACTCATGCTGAGCCATGCATGAATCTTGCTTTATTACGTACGCTGTTTCTTTTCATACTGTCCgcatgatatttttatttatttttaacaaaaggaCAGCCACCGTCTTTAATTTATTGAAGATCGTgttcatttatattatttataataagagaaattatgtAAGAAAACTTTACATGCacttctatttaattaatatgtatttataacatttctcttataataatCCTATTTCCAATATAATCATGCACGGTATATATGCACGGTTATCatgttaaacatatatatatatatatatatatacacacacacgatCACGAACAAGTGTAATTAGATATATAATAGAACTTCTGCCTAcgagtatatatttatttatttttaccaaGGATAcattatcataattaattatgcTAGCTCGTCGACGTACATCCTTTCATATTTTGATCTTTGGCTGAAAGAAAACTCTCTCAGGGAAAAAATGGGGAATTATTCTACGGAGGTGAGAAAGCTTGGCTTAGACCTAATGGGAGCAATCACCGAGGGTTTGGGCTTAGGTTCAACATACTTAAGCGATAAAATGGACAAAGGAATGCAAGTCATGGCAGTCAACTGCTACCCACCGTGTCCAGAACCGGATATTTCACTTGGTTTACCGCCTCATTCCAACTACAGCTGCTTAACCATTGTCCTCCAGAGCTCAAGGGGCCTCGAAATCATGGACAAGGATGACGGAGAATGGGGAGCAGTCGAGCAACTTCAAGGTGCACTACAAGTGCATGCGGGCGACCATCTTGAGGTACTGAGCAATGGCTTTTACAAGAGTGTGGTGCATAGGGCTTCACTCAATCCTGACAGGACTAGAATCTCCATTGTTAGCCTACAAAGTTTGGGCATGGATGAGCTGATGAAACCCGCCAAAGAGCTTGTGGATGAACGACATCCGAAGGGGTATAAAGAAAGTAGTTTCAGAGATGTTCTAGATTTTCTCTCCAAAAATGACATTGGGGAGGGAAAGAGTTTCATTAACACGCTTAAGATGAAGGGATAATAATGTTAATGTACTCGCTTTGAAGGTGTTCTAATTCCTAGCTCCGATTTCCCTAAATTAAAGTTCTGAGAACACATTATGGGTTTGTTTGGAAATATAGCCTCCTGCTAGTTTGGTTTTGGCTACAAGTCAGCCTTGCTGGCttgcattttatataattttcaagccCCTAGGTTTTTGGATCCAGTAATATATGGCCTATTGGGTTTTTTCTGCGGGTGGGTTCCTGTGCCCCTGTTTTCTATATATTAGCCAGGAAGGTATCTAGCTTTTTTCTCGTGCCTTTGATAATTGATATGTACCGGATCGTGTAATGCGGCTAAGCGGCCAGGTTACTCTTTAAGGCTATTAGAAAGTCAAAGGCCGAAGGGTTATTTCAAGTgctctcttctccttctccttctccttcttcttttctctctaaagTTATTTCCAATGATttcaaataatgaaaaatattttaatcataaagtgattacacaaaaataaatttataaattgatgtaatttgatataaaatatcagatcataagttatttttattataaaataaatctaacggattctataaaatcatattaatttataaattttttttatataattttttttttttttgtagtaattctaaatattatttgtctACACCATGGTTTTAAAACCATCGGTTATCTTTAAAAACcatggtgtatatatattatcttttaaaaacaagataatatatataatatatgcttaACTTCAAGATAATACATATACATGGTTAAACAAtcagttaataatattttatttaatttttaattttaatttcaattaatcttatttgtgaaaataaaagaaaccttAAAGGATATTAACATCATATTTGGATAAAAAGatgattttatcttatctcgtctcatcttattattataattttttaaaattatcacataaaatataataaataaatcaaaatttttaaatattaaaataataataatattaaaaaataatattttaacaataacttattcaactcatctaaaatcatctcatatcactGTCAAAACGATACAAAACTTTGACACATTCCAAATTCTATCCCCAAAAACAGAGGAtacaaataaaaagagaaaagcttGGCTTAAAATCCGGTATAATTAAGGACAAAGTGTCATCTCATTCTCGTCTAGGGCTGAAAGAGTAAAAAATGATGGATCCAGTCAATCTATTATACCACAGAAAAATAAGGGTAGTCAAGGCTAATACGAAACTGATTTACCCAAAAACAATCCACTTTTCTTGAACTGCAACCTTCGCTCCCTCCCCcggccctctctctctctctctctctctgtggcgCGCACACACGAACACTCTGGTTTTCATTCTTTTAGATTCGTATTTCCattgcttttcatattctcTCTTTTCAATATTCTTCCGTTTTCTGccaaggagaaaaataaaaatgtatagaTCGGCGAGCTGGAGCCGCGTTTCTGACGGCGACGATTACTTTAAGCATGGACCCTCACCTTCGACGAAGGAGTCGCCGAGCATGCAGAGACTGACAGGTTCGTTTGAAAGCAATAATGAGTTGCCTGTCTATGACCCTATCGCGGAGTTGGCTAAGAAAGAGAGGGCACGCGTCAAGTTTGCAGAGAATGCCGTTCATGTCATACCCTTTGTCCTGCTTCTCTGCGCCACCGTTCTCTGGTTCTTCTCTAATCCGGGTAAACTCTGCCGAATCCCAAAAGGAAGCCTTCTATTTGATGGTTTAGCCATTTTATAACAATCAAACGAGTTTGATGGTGCAAGCAGCAAGACATTAATGTGGAATTCCTTCAAccgatatttattattattaagtttttttttagcattatgTATTCTAGGCAACCAAACAAGAAAATCTTGAGCCCTAAGTAATgtttattctttaaataattgACACGCATTTTGGATTTTGGATGCAGAAGTGGATGTGGGAATCAGAGGAGATTCAGCAGCGGCAAGAATCGAAGGATTGACACTCGAAGGAGAATTTGATAATGATAGTGATGGCACTCAAACGGGTGCTTTGCCGATAGTCGATTTTGGGGATATAGACTCACCGAAACAAGTCGAAGGTCGCAAGGGTCCAATCAAATTGGCCCACAGATCTTTCAAATGATGCCTCCGTGGGTAATGCATTACAGTACTGctatgtttttaactttttgccTACATTTTGCccttcaaaaaaagaaaaaaattgctaCGACATTGTTTTGCTCTCGGCAGATTCTATAGGGACGGCaatggaataaaaatattttgtgtcgtggattatcaatattttttcaattcataACATAAGCAGTCAagtttgaataatttataaatttactgttTAAAtagtgatatgaaatgagataattttagataaaaattaaaaattaaataaaatattattataatattattttttaacatcattattattattttaaatttaaaaaaattgaattatttattatattttatataaaaagtttaaaaaattagaattataaaaggaaataaaataaaactctttcTATCCCAACGAATGATTAATTCGTTTAGATATTATTATTGGGTGCATTGATAGTAATTCAAAAGCATCAGACCAACCAGAACAGTCGTTTCCAAGTTGCCATGTTGTTTGTGCATTTTCGTATGGTTATGCATTCAACTAAAAAGATGGTGCCTTTTGGAGTCAGATCCCTTTAATTTGTAGTTGGCGCGGCAATTTCCTGGCCACAATTTCTTCCATGTTTGAACACCCATGACGTTCATATGCTTACTTGTTATCCATCCAAGCTCCTAAACTATAAGGACTTGATTGGACTATaaaacttgtttatttttatttaataattaaaccaATTTGGTACGAGCGGTTCTACTTTCACCGCTTCCGTTGGGACTTCcgttaatatatttaaaaaattttttttgtatttttatatatatatattttttaacatatttaaatatatttaaaaaaataaaaaaatttataatattattaaaaaatatttatttaattattaaataataaataataataataaattcataacAGTAAAAACTAAcggtaaaaataatattttccatttgtAATTACCATTTTCCTGCGTCTGTTGAAGTGACACCATCTGTTagcaatatatattaaaagataataatttgTTTTCGAGCAAAAGTGATTTCCATTTAGAAAATATTAGTATCtcgtttgaatttatttttttattttgaccgttcatatatttaatattttaaattttttttaattaatgattaagaaagtaattttttgtgtattgacatattttttttattttttaaaaatattaaaaaatattaaaaaaagaagataaaaataaaaaaataactttgtaCTAGCGGGAACATCCAGCAATCAAAGTTGGGTGGTACACTATCACGACTATTTCAATTTTAGTTTGGTTATACAGttcaaatgagataagatattttgttaaaagttaaataaaatattgttataataaatttttaatattatttttattttagaatttgaaaaagttgaattatttattatattttatataaaaatttaaaaaaattataatgataagatgatataaaatggtttgattttatataaccaaaccaGCTAAGTCTCTAATACTTTGTGGTTAATTACTATCCTcgtttcattttcattatacCACGTTACAACGTTACGTTGATGTGATgctatgtattaattattaaaattattattaaaattaagaattgattc
Protein-coding sequences here:
- the LOC108998821 gene encoding uncharacterized protein LOC108998821 produces the protein MYRSASWSRVSDGDDYFKHGPSPSTKESPSMQRLTGSFESNNELPVYDPIAELAKKERARVKFAENAVHVIPFVLLLCATVLWFFSNPEVDVGIRGDSAAARIEGLTLEGEFDNDSDGTQTGALPIVDFGDIDSPKQVEGRKGPIKLAHRSFK
- the LOC108998868 gene encoding flavanone 3-dioxygenase 3 codes for the protein MSCSISFSKTLITSIESPSSTTFCILSSAHKQSLSYVLDCCVVPAPQRKSLHSEAAKVPVVDLAELRSQGSAQRSVVIEDIRNACQRFGFFQIVNHGICQSVLDGALSSAFDFFKLPTGEKMKFMSNDVRKPVRYATTLKDGIDKVQFWRDLLKHYANPLEDWIDAWPANPPSYREKMGNYSTEVRKLGLDLMGAITEGLGLGSTYLSDKMDKGMQVMAVNCYPPCPEPDISLGLPPHSNYSCLTIVLQSSRGLEIMDKDDGEWGAVEQLQGALQVHAGDHLEVLSNGFYKSVVHRASLNPDRTRISIVSLQSLGMDELMKPAKELVDERHPKGYKESSFRDVLDFLSKNDIGEGKSFINTLKMKG